The following are from one region of the Poecilia reticulata strain Guanapo linkage group LG7, Guppy_female_1.0+MT, whole genome shotgun sequence genome:
- the csrp1a gene encoding cysteine and glycine-rich protein 1a, with translation MPLGGGNKCGRCSKTVYFAEEVLCDKRSFHKSCFLCMVCGKNLDSTTVAVHMDEVYCKACYGKKYGPKGYGYGQGAGTLSMDKGESLGITHEIPSPHCPTTNANPSKMAKKFGGSDKCPRCGKAVYAAEKVIGAGSSWHKIGCFTCATCGKSLESTTLADKDGEIYCKGCYGKNFGPKGFGYGLGAGALAHTQ, from the exons ATGCCTTTGGGAGGAGGAAATAAATGTGGCCGCTGTTCGAAGACAGTTTACTTTGCTGAGGAAGTCCTGTGTGACAAACGGAGCTTCCACAAGTCCTGCTTCCTGTGCA TGGTGTGTGGGAAGAACTTGGACAGCACAACTGTTGCGGTCCATATGGATGAAGTCTACTGCAAAGCATGCTATGGCAAGAAGTATGGGCCAAAAGGCTATGGCTATGGCCAGGGTGCCGGGACCCTTAGCATGGACAAAGGAGAATCATTGGGTATTACACATGAAAT ACCCAGCCCTCATTGCCCGACCACAAATGCAAACCCCTCTAAGATGGCTAAGAAGTTCGGAGGGTCAGACAAGTGCCCCCGCTGTGGCAAGGCTGTTTATGCTGCTGAGAAAGTGATCGGAGCAGGGAGT TCGTGGCATAAGATTGGGTGTTTCACCTGTGCCACATGTGGGAAAAGCCTGGAGTCAACCACACTAGCTGACAAGGATGGAGAAATCTACTGTAAAG GCTGCTACGGCAAAAACTTTGGTCCCAAGGGATTTGGGTATGGACTTGGAGCCGGGGCGCTGGCCCACACCCAGTGA